The following proteins are encoded in a genomic region of Pseudorca crassidens isolate mPseCra1 chromosome 1, mPseCra1.hap1, whole genome shotgun sequence:
- the AP4S1 gene encoding AP-4 complex subunit sigma-1 isoform X2, translated as MIKFFLMVNKQGQTRLSKYYEHVEINKRTLLETEVIKSCLSRSNEQCSFIEYKDFKLIYRQYAALFIVVGVNDTENEMAIYEFIHNFVEVLDDYFSRVGTRVRALGQEDPTCHGAKPVHHNY; from the exons atgataaaatttttccTCATGGTGAATAAACAAGGGCAGACCCGACTTTCTAAGTACTATGAACATGTGGAGATTAATAAGCGTACGCTTCTGGAAACAGAAGTCATAAAGAGCTGTCTCTCTCGATCCAATGAACAA TGCTCTTTCATTGAATATAAGGATTTTAAGCTGATATATCGGCAGTATGCAGCTCTCTTCATTGTGGTCGGAGTTAATGACACTGAG aaTGAGATGGCAATTTATGAATTCATCCATAACTTCGTGGAAGTTTTAGACGACTACTTCAGCCGAGTG gggacacgggttcgagccctgggccaggaagatcccacatgccacggagcaaagcccgtgcaccacaactactga
- the AP4S1 gene encoding AP-4 complex subunit sigma-1 isoform X3, which yields MIKFFLMVNKQGQTRLSKYYEHVEINKRTLLETEVIKSCLSRSNEQCSFIEYKDFKLIYRQYAALFIVVGVNDTENEMAIYEFIHNFVEVLDDYFSRVSELDVSFFSAVNQVFHSAWQRTG from the exons atgataaaatttttccTCATGGTGAATAAACAAGGGCAGACCCGACTTTCTAAGTACTATGAACATGTGGAGATTAATAAGCGTACGCTTCTGGAAACAGAAGTCATAAAGAGCTGTCTCTCTCGATCCAATGAACAA TGCTCTTTCATTGAATATAAGGATTTTAAGCTGATATATCGGCAGTATGCAGCTCTCTTCATTGTGGTCGGAGTTAATGACACTGAG aaTGAGATGGCAATTTATGAATTCATCCATAACTTCGTGGAAGTTTTAGACGACTACTTCAGCCGAGTG agTGAATTAGATGTATCCTTTTTCAGTGCTGTGAACCAAGTTTTCCATAGTGCTTGGCAAAGAACAGGCTAG